In the Scyliorhinus canicula chromosome 23, sScyCan1.1, whole genome shotgun sequence genome, one interval contains:
- the ccdc96 gene encoding coiled-coil domain-containing protein 96, which produces MVKFGEQLSNTQHTHLKEDTVIEEEAEEGEEGAGLLPDQATTTAPTEGQVETENDAQEQGVTEERAEGENELEAVEEAAPAEDFPSDEREEINLPSESDGGYQEIQEPVSDDVPEDILENKIETSSDVGEKTEELDVTATEIVHEETNGTEKMPSPLPTSSTFSEGEKEEPLTIIGEDLAHDDGPVKEEFAIGLPTLEPGTPERKDSPTYENKEDEAEAEQASLDRMELEYQYQALFVERQNLRNHNSQLQNKLADYYRKKKTEETKPEFKKSHSDYQQRYVRFMDSLAKLQAKYREEVELYTEQINDLTTECEEKQQLTEYAWRMFMSRKKTVAKTVINKRPGRHAALLELERIQITEEQKEKDMRQIRFLTIKMKNKLKFYEHQLKAKEELAGGLNLIDYEQLKIENQSYSEKIEERNEEVTKMRKKVAVTIGVMTHIKEKLEYVEAENMEKKTQLMDLEAVVAQKREILTKTKQARDRVRTANFKLKEKCGLLCNKVLLRDFEENVDTSDRLRQRLEVLKRRHADLTLDSYGIKKKIEWVKMGQLQAQ; this is translated from the exons ATGGTGAAGTTCGGGGAG caaCTGTCGAATACGCAACACACCCACTTAAAGGAAG ATACCGTTATCGAAGAAGAAGCTGAAGAGGGAGAAGAGGGTGCTGGCCTTCTGCCAGACCAGGCAACTACCACTGCCCCCACTGAGGGGCAAGTAGAGACTGAAAATGATGCACAGGAACAAG GGGTTACTGAAGAAAGAGCAGAAGGAGAGAATGAACTTGAAGCTGTTGAAGAAGCTGCCCCTGCGGAAGATTTTCCCAGTGATGAGAGGGAGGAAATAAACCTACCTTCTGAGAGTGATGGAGGGTACCAAGAAATTCAAGAACCTGTGAGTGATGACGTACCAGAGGATATATTGGAGAACAAAATTGAGACAAGTAGCGATGtag GAGAGAAAACTGAAGAGTTAGACGTGACTGCAACAGAGATAGTT CATGAAGAAACAAATGGAACAGAGAAAATGCCATCACCTTTGCCCACTAGTAGCACTTTTTCAGAAGGGGAGAAGGAAGAACCACTGACTATAATTGGTGAAGATTTAGCACATGATGATGGTCCTGTAAAGGAGGAATTTGCAATAGGTCTACCAACATTGGAACCTGGGACACCAGAGAGAAAAG ACTCACCCACCTATGAAAATAAAGAGGATGAAGCTGAAGCTGAACAAGCATCTCTTGATCGAATGGAGCTAGAGTACCAATATCAA GCGTTATTTGTGGAACGGCAGAATTTGAGGAACCATAATAGCCAATTACAGAACAAACTGGCGGACTATTACCGGAAGAAGAAGACCGAGGAAACAAAACCTGAGTTTAAAAAATCCCACTCTGACTATCAACAGCGATACGTGAGGTTCATGG ATTCTCTGGCTAAGTTGCAGGCCAAATATAGGGAGGAGGTCGAATTATACACTGAACAGATCAATGATCTTACTACTGAGTGTGAGGAAAAGCAGCAGTTGACAGAATATGCATGGAGGATGTTTATGTCCAGGAAGAAAACGGTGGCAAAGACTGTAATAAACAAACGGCCAGGGCGACATGCAGCACTACTG GAATTGGAACGCATTCAGATAACTGAGGAGCAGAAAGAGAAAGACATGAGGCAGATTCGATTTCTGACTATTAAAATGAAGAATAAACTGAAGTTTTATGAACATCAGCTGAAGGCGAAGGAGGAACTAGCAGGTGGACTGAACCTGATCGACTATGAGCAGCTGAAAATCGAGAACCAGTCTTACAGTGAGAAAATTGAGGAACGCAATGAG GAAGTCACAAAGATGCGGAAGAAGGTCGCAGTCACCATTGGGGTGATGACCCATATTAAAGAGAAGCTGGAGTATGTGGAAGCGGAGAATATGGAGAAGAAAACCCAGCTCATGGACCTTGAGGCTGTTGTGGCACag AAACGGGAGATCCTGACCAAAACCAAACAAGCACGGGATAGAGTCCGGACAGCCAACttcaaactgaaggaaaaatgTGGCCTCCTGTGCAACAAGGTGCTGCTTCGTGACTTTGAGGAGAATGTGGACACCAGTGATCGACTGCGCCAAAGGTTGGAGGTGCTGAAACGCCGACACGCTGATCTGACACTCGACTCCTACGGCATCAAGAAGAAAATTGAGTGGGTAAAGATGGGACAGTTGCAAGCTCAGTAA